The Lycium barbarum isolate Lr01 chromosome 12, ASM1917538v2, whole genome shotgun sequence genome includes a region encoding these proteins:
- the LOC132622841 gene encoding ATP synthase subunit beta, mitochondrial, translating into MASRRFLSSMLRSSLRHSSSKLSPIHRPSPAGHLLHRAVNYATAAAAKAAAPPQKKYVPPTVKDTGGKVTDQYTGAGAIGSVCQVIGAVVDVRFDEGLPPILTALEVLDNDIRLVLEVAQHLGENMVRTIAMDGTEGLVRGQRVLNTGSPITVPVGRDTLGRIMNVIGEPIDERGDIKTEHFLPIHREAPSFVEQATEQQILVTGIKVVDLLAPYQRGGKIGLFGGAGVGKTVLIMELINNVAKAHGGFSVFAGVGERTREGNDLYREMIESGVIKLGDKQGESKCALVYGQMNEPPGARARVGLTGLTVAEHFRDAEGQDVLLFIDNIFRFTQANSEVSALLGRIPSAVGYQPTLATDLGGLQERITTTKKGSITSVQAIYVPADDLTDPAPATTFAHLDATTVLSRQISELGIYPAVDPLDSTSRMLSPHILGEDHYNTARGVQKVLQNYKNLQDIIAILGMDELSEDDKLTVARARKIQRFLSQPFHVAEVFTGAPGKYVELKESIQSFQGVLDGKYDDLSEQSFYMVGGIEEVIAKAEKIAKESAS; encoded by the exons ATGGCTTCTAGAAGGTTCCTCTCCTCCATGCTCCGCTCATCCTTACGTCACTCCTCCTCAAAATTAAGCCCTATTCACCGCCCTTCCCCTGCCGGCCACCTTCTCCACCGCGCCGTCAACTACGCCACCGCTGCGGCGGCGAAGGCGGCAGCGCCACCACAGAAAAAATATGTTCCTCCGACGGTTAAGGATACCGGCGGTAAGGTCACCGATCAGTACACCGGCGCCGGTGCAATTGGGAGTGTATGTCAGGTGATCGGTGCTGTTGTGGATGTTCGGTTTGATGAAGGGCTGCCGCCTATTTTGACGGCGTTAGAGGTGTTGGATAATGATATTAGACTGGTACTTGAGGTAGCTCAACATTTGGGAGAAAATATGGTTAGGACTATTGCTATGGATGGTACCGAAGGGCTTGTGCGTGGTCAAAGAGTCCTCAATACTGGATCACCTATCACA GTGCCTGTTGGCAGGGATACACTTGGTCGTATTATGAATGTCATTGGAGAGCCCATTGATGAAAGGGGTGATATAA AAACGGAACATTTTCTCCCGATTCACCGTGAAGCTCCATCTTTTGTTGAGCAAGCAACTGAGCAACAGATCCTTGTGACTGGAATCAAG GTGGTGGATCTACTAGCTCCGTATCAAAGAGGTGGAAAGATTGGACTTTTTGGTGGTGCAGGTGTTGGAAAGACAGTGCTTATTATGGAGCTTATTAACAACGTTGCGAAGGCTCATG GTGGTTTCTCAGTGTTTGCTGGTGTTGGTGAACGTACTCGGGAGGGTAACGATTTGTACAGAGAAATGATTGAGAGTGGTGTTATTAAGCTTGGTGACAAGCAG GGTGAAAGCAAATGTGCGTTGGTATATGGTCAGATGAATGAACCTCCTGGTGCTCGTGCTCGTGTTGGGCTCACTGGGCTGACAGTTGCCGAACACTTCCGAGATGCTGAAGGACAAGATGTGCTCCTTTTCATTGACAATATTTTTCGCTTCACTCAA GCCAACTCTGAGGTGTCTGCTCTGCTCGGTCGTATTCCCTCTGCCGTCGGTTACCAGCCAACTTTGGCTACAGATCTTGGAGGGCTTCAAGAGAGGATTACTACGACCAAGAAGGGTTCTATCACATCAGTCCAAGCTATCTATGTGCCTGCTGATGATTTGACTGATCCAGCCCCTGCTACCACCTTTGCTCACCTTGATGCTACAACTGTGTTGTCTCGGCAG ATTTCTGAGCTTGGTATTTATCCTGCGGTGGATCCTTTAGATTCTACGTCCCGTATGCTTTCTCCTCACATCCTAGGTGAAGATCATTACAACACTGCACGAGGTGTACAAAAGGTTCTCCAGAACTACAAGAATCTCCAGGATATTATTGCCATTCTGGGAATGGATGAACTGAGTGAAGATGACAAATTAACTGTTGCTCGTGCACGTAAAATTCAGAGGTTCTTGAGCCAGCCTTTCCACGTTGCAGAAGTATTTACTGGTGCCCCTGGAAAGTATGTGGAGTTGAAAGAGAGCATCCAAAGTTTTCAG GGTGTCCTGGATGGGAAATATGATGACCTATCAGAGCAATCGTTCTACATGGTTGGGGGTATAGAAGAAGTCATTGCTAAGGCTGAGAAGATAGCAAAGGAGTCAGCTAGTTGA
- the LOC132624847 gene encoding loganic acid O-methyltransferase-like, translated as MDNQKIHMNGGDGPKSYAKNSEFQKQLVGYSKKLIDELIDQQLDVGINPHFDPCNPFRIADFGCSIGRNTYLAAQNIIEAVEQKYKSNEEDQENPQLVPEFLMFFNDLVQNDFNTLFNYIDSNKPNYFIAGVPGSFHGRVFPKAFLHFAHSSTALLYLSRIPEKVMDRKSAAWNKGRIHYSCSGAAKEVEAAYSNQFRKDVESFLDARAEELVPGGLMVIITLGLLEGVLASECAMGVTFSIIGSCLHDMANMGTVSEEKLDSFNLPYYYTSQMELETLIKAHGCFDIARFEKLPSPLRQVVHDVQTVILSIRVVTEALFEQHFGKDITEELFRRCAEKFESHPVIYDDKYRTEASYFVFLKRKTKTSKSGTYVGS; from the exons ATGGATAACCAGAAAATTCACATGAATGGAGGTGATGGCCCTAAGAGCTACGCTAAAAATTCTGAATTCCAG aaacaACTAGTTGGATATTCGAAGAAATTAATCGATGAGTTGATTGACCAGCAGCTTGATGTGGGAATAAACCCTCATTTTGATCCTTGTAACCCATTTCGTATTGCAGATTTTGGGTGCTCTATCGGACGAAACACCTATCTTGCTGCTCAAAATATAATTGAAGCAGTGGAACAAAAGTATAAGTCTAATGAAGAAGACCAAGAGAACCCTCAATTAGTACCAGAATTCCTTATGTTCTTTAATGATCTAGTCCAAAACGATTTCAACACCCTTTTCAATTACATAGATAGCAACAAACCAAACTACTTCATTGCAGGAGTCCCAG GTTCTTTCCATGGAAGAGTATTTCCAAAGGCTTTCCTACACTTTGCCCACAGCTCTACGGCACTACTATATCTGTCAAGGATTCCCGAAAAGGTCATGGATAGAAAGTCAGCAGCATGGAACAAGGGAAGAATTCATTACAGTTGCAGTGGGGCAGCAAAAGAAGTAGAGGCAGCATATTCAAATCAGTTCAGAAAAGATGTAGAATCCTTTTTGGACGCAAGGGCTGAAGAGCTGGTTCCAGGAGGATTAATGGTGATCATAACTCTTGGTCTTCTTGAGGGAGTGCTTGCTTCTGAGTGTGCCATGGGGGTCACTTTCAGCATTATTGGATCTTGCCTACATGATATGGCCAACATG GGCACTGTATCTGAAGAAAAGTTGGACTCTTTCAACCTTCCATACTATTACACATCTCAAATGGAATTGGAAACACTGATAAAGGCACATGGATGCTTTGACATCGCAAGGTTTGAGAAGCTTCCTTCTCCACTGAGGCAAGTTGTACATGATGTCCAAACTGTAATCTTATCTATACGAGTAGTGACAGAGGCACTATTTGAGCAACACTTCGGGAAAGACATTACTGAGGAATTGTTTCGACGTTGCGCTGAAAAGTTTGAATCACATCCAGTTATATACGATGATAAATATCGAACAGAGGCCAGCTACTTTGTGTTTCTCAAGCGTAAAACCAAAACATCCAAATCAGGAACCTACGTTGGTTCTTAA